From the Patescibacteria group bacterium genome, the window TCTCAATCCAGAGCAAAAAGAGGCCGTTCTCACCACCGAGGGTCCGGTATTAATAATTGCCGGTGCAGGGTCGGGCAAAACTCGAGTCTTAACCCATCGCATCACTTATTTAATTTATCAAAAAAGAATCAGTCCTCAGCATATTTTAGCAGTTACTTTTACCAATAAAGCCGCCGCGGAAATGAAAAAAAGAATTGCCAAACTTTTAGGTCGAAATGAAAACGACCATTTTCGGCTGATGCCGTTTTTAGGTACTTTCCATTCAATTTGCGTGCGAATTTTGCGCGAAGAAGCCAAAACCTTGGGTTTTAAATCGAACTTTGCCATTTTTGATACCGCAGATCAAAAAACCGTGGTCAAAAAAGCGATGGAAAAATTACAAATTGATCCCAAGCAATATGCGCCAGAATTAATTTTAAATATGATTTCAGGGGCGAAAAATGAACTTTTAACCCCTCAAGATTATGCGAAATACGTGAGCAGTTCTTTTCATGAAATAGTTTTGGCAGTGTATGCTGAATACCAGAGGATCTTGAAAGATAATCAAGCTTTGGATTTTGATGATTTGATTATGAAAACAGTTTGGTTGTACAAAAAATATCCGGAGATTTTAATTAAATGGCAAAAACGCTTTCAATATATTTTGGTTGATGAATATCAGGATACGAACCGAGCTCAGTATATGTTGGTGAAATTATTAGCAGCTGAGCATAAAAATATTTGTGTGGTTGGAGATGATGCGCAGGCAATATACGGCTGGCGCGGAGCAGATATTCGCAATATTTTGAATTTTGAATCGGATTTTCCTAAGACGAAAATCATTAAATTAGAACAAAATTATCGTTCGACAAAGAGAATTTTAGCCGCGGCACATGAAATAATTTGTAAAAATGTCGTCAAAAAAGAAAAACAGCTTTGGACGGAAAATGAAGAGGGTGTGCCAGTGACAATTTTTGAAGCCCAAAATGAAAAAAATGAGGCGGAATTTATTGTCAATGAAATTAAAAGCTTATCTGATGATTCGTCTCCGGTCAGAACTAGTCAGCTTTCGTTAAAAGATTTTGTGGTTTTATACCGCACCAACGCGCAAAGCCGAGCGATTGAGGAAATTTTTCTAAAATATGGTTTGCCGTACCGGATCATTGGCGGGACGAAATTTTATAGCCGTAAAGAGATCAAGGACACGCTAGCATATTTACGTGCGATTTATAATTTAGATGATTTGGTAAGTTTGGAAAGGATTATTAATTTGCCGCCACGCGGAATTACTCCCAAGACTTGGACACAAATTGTGAGTTTGTTTGAAAAAAATGGCAAGGATTTAGAAAAAGTTAAGATTGGTCTTGATAAATTGGAAATAATCAATAGTCGGGCGCAGAAAGCGGTCACGAAATTTTTGGAATTAATGGCAATATTGCGCGAAGCAGCTCACAAATTAAATATTGAAGAATTGATTGATTTTGTTCTATCTGCCACCAAATATAAAGAATATTTGTTAGACGGTACCATTGAAGCTGAAAGCAGATGGGAAAATATCCAAGAATTAAAATCGGTGACGAAGAATTTTAAAAACATGGCACCCATCGATAGCCTGGGTTCGTTTTTGGAAGAGGTGTCTTTGGTAGCGGAAATTGATAATTGGGATCCAAA encodes:
- a CDS encoding UvrD-helicase domain-containing protein, translated to MKDILGNLNPEQKEAVLTTEGPVLIIAGAGSGKTRVLTHRITYLIYQKRISPQHILAVTFTNKAAAEMKKRIAKLLGRNENDHFRLMPFLGTFHSICVRILREEAKTLGFKSNFAIFDTADQKTVVKKAMEKLQIDPKQYAPELILNMISGAKNELLTPQDYAKYVSSSFHEIVLAVYAEYQRILKDNQALDFDDLIMKTVWLYKKYPEILIKWQKRFQYILVDEYQDTNRAQYMLVKLLAAEHKNICVVGDDAQAIYGWRGADIRNILNFESDFPKTKIIKLEQNYRSTKRILAAAHEIICKNVVKKEKQLWTENEEGVPVTIFEAQNEKNEAEFIVNEIKSLSDDSSPVRTSQLSLKDFVVLYRTNAQSRAIEEIFLKYGLPYRIIGGTKFYSRKEIKDTLAYLRAIYNLDDLVSLERIINLPPRGITPKTWTQIVSLFEKNGKDLEKVKIGLDKLEIINSRAQKAVTKFLELMAILREAAHKLNIEELIDFVLSATKYKEYLLDGTIEAESRWENIQELKSVTKNFKNMAPIDSLGSFLEEVSLVAEIDNWDPNSEAVTLMTAHNAKGLEFAVVFMVGMEEGLFPHANSLLEPAEMEEERRLCYVGMTRAKKRLYLLFARSRLLYGSIQVNLRSRFLDDLSKELIDEISHEQIKPASQSSEGTDVSVDDINQDLETNISFTDGDRIEHEEFGQGIIVELDGDIATVAFAGVGVKKLSLSIAPIKKLKN